The following proteins are co-located in the Bordetella bronchialis genome:
- a CDS encoding efflux RND transporter permease subunit, which translates to MSISATFIKRPIGTSLLALAILLVGVAAWPLLPVAPLPQVDFPTIQVTVNLPGASPETMASNVAQPLERQFSLIAGLSQMTSLSGQSQSQITLQFDLDRSIDSAAVDVQAAINAASGQLPSNLPNAPTFRKVNPADAPILILAVQSDTLPITQVNDYADNILAQQISQIKGVGLVNIGGQQKPSVRIQLDPTKLKSLGLSLEDVRGVIANTTVNQPKGTIDGPTQSFTTYTNDQLLKAAPWNDMVLAYRNGAPIRVRDVGVAVDGPENNKLAAWAYAGPAAAPGNTLTNGRGIVLQISKQPGANVIETVDAINAAMPRLRAAIPPSVQINTIIDRTQNIRASVHDVEFTLVLTFALVVMIIFVFLRDVAATLIPCVTVPLALMGTAAMMYVAGFSLDNLSLMALTIAVGFVVDDAIVMLENIYRHVEEGMGPLEAAYKGAGEIGFTIVSISVSLVAVFIPLLLMGGIVGRLFREFAVTVTLTIAVSVIVSLSLTPMLCSRYLKNQHGRAHGRMFMLFERGFDIMLGGYKRGLQWVLRHQFITLMSFIATVALTGLMFITIPKGFFPQQDTGYIFGFAQSAQDSSFSAMNRRMVQLADIVRQDKDVADFGMSGDPTQFNTGRFFIALRAKEDGRTDNADEVIRRLRPKVAQVEGVTLYMQAGQDINVGGRLSRTQYQYTLTDSNLEELNQWAPRLAARFAELPQLTDVASDQQSNAPTATLTIDRARASSFGISPALIDATIDDAIGQRQVAQYFTQLNSYHVVLEVTPALQRDPSLFSKLYLTSPLTGEQVPLSTFVKLDTTKTNYLAINHQGQFPAVTLSFNLARGASLGEAVQAIDAAKAQMGVPATLVGSFQGAAQAFGDSLRSQPYLIAAALIAVYIVLGFLYESYIHPLTILSTLPSAGLGALLILRAGGYDLSVIALIGIILLIGIVKKNGIMMIDFALHAERERGMSPRDAIYEACLLRFRPIMMTTMCALLSGLPLMLSNGQGAELRRPLGYAMVGGLLVSQALTLFSTPVVYLYLDRAHYWYIRRKEARAARKAAARQAGAQPAEPREPLVQK; encoded by the coding sequence ATGAGCATATCCGCCACCTTCATCAAGCGCCCCATCGGCACCAGCCTGCTGGCGCTGGCCATCCTGCTGGTGGGCGTGGCCGCCTGGCCGCTGCTGCCCGTGGCGCCGCTGCCCCAGGTCGACTTTCCCACCATACAGGTCACGGTCAACCTGCCCGGCGCCAGTCCGGAAACCATGGCGTCCAATGTCGCGCAACCGCTGGAACGGCAGTTCTCCCTGATTGCCGGCTTGTCGCAGATGACCTCGCTCAGCGGACAAAGCCAGTCGCAGATCACGCTGCAGTTCGACCTGGACCGCAGCATCGATTCGGCCGCCGTCGACGTGCAGGCGGCCATCAACGCGGCGTCCGGCCAGTTGCCGTCGAACCTGCCGAATGCGCCGACCTTCCGCAAGGTGAACCCGGCCGATGCGCCCATCCTGATCCTGGCCGTGCAGTCGGACACGCTGCCCATCACCCAGGTCAACGACTACGCCGACAACATCCTTGCCCAGCAGATCTCGCAGATCAAGGGCGTGGGCCTGGTCAACATCGGCGGGCAACAGAAGCCGTCGGTGCGCATCCAGCTCGATCCCACCAAGCTGAAATCGCTGGGCCTCAGCCTGGAGGACGTGCGCGGCGTCATCGCCAACACCACCGTCAACCAGCCCAAGGGCACCATAGACGGCCCGACGCAGAGCTTCACCACCTATACCAACGACCAGTTGCTGAAGGCGGCGCCCTGGAACGACATGGTGCTGGCCTATCGCAACGGCGCGCCCATCCGCGTGCGCGACGTCGGCGTGGCGGTCGACGGCCCGGAAAACAACAAGCTGGCCGCCTGGGCCTATGCCGGCCCGGCCGCCGCGCCGGGCAACACCCTTACCAATGGCCGCGGCATCGTGCTGCAGATCAGCAAGCAGCCCGGCGCCAACGTCATCGAGACCGTGGACGCCATCAACGCCGCCATGCCGCGCCTGCGCGCGGCGATTCCGCCCTCGGTACAGATCAATACCATCATCGACCGCACGCAGAACATCCGCGCCTCGGTGCACGATGTGGAGTTCACGCTGGTCCTGACCTTTGCGCTGGTGGTCATGATCATCTTCGTTTTCCTGCGCGATGTGGCGGCCACCCTGATTCCCTGCGTCACGGTCCCGCTGGCCCTGATGGGCACGGCCGCCATGATGTACGTGGCGGGCTTCAGCCTGGACAACCTTTCCCTGATGGCTCTGACGATCGCCGTGGGCTTCGTGGTGGATGACGCCATCGTGATGCTGGAGAACATCTACCGCCACGTGGAGGAAGGCATGGGGCCGCTGGAGGCCGCCTACAAGGGCGCCGGAGAAATCGGCTTCACCATCGTTTCGATCTCGGTCTCGCTGGTGGCGGTGTTCATACCGCTGCTCTTGATGGGCGGCATCGTGGGCCGCCTGTTCCGCGAGTTCGCCGTCACGGTCACGCTGACCATCGCGGTCTCGGTCATCGTCTCGCTGAGCCTTACCCCCATGCTGTGCTCGCGCTACCTGAAGAACCAGCACGGGCGCGCGCATGGACGCATGTTCATGCTGTTCGAACGCGGCTTCGATATCATGCTGGGCGGCTACAAGCGCGGGCTGCAATGGGTGCTGCGCCACCAGTTCATTACCCTGATGAGTTTCATCGCGACGGTCGCCCTGACCGGACTGATGTTCATCACCATCCCCAAGGGCTTTTTCCCGCAGCAGGACACAGGCTATATCTTCGGCTTCGCGCAATCGGCCCAGGACTCGTCATTCAGCGCCATGAACCGCCGCATGGTGCAGCTGGCGGACATCGTGCGCCAGGACAAGGACGTGGCGGATTTCGGCATGAGCGGCGACCCGACCCAGTTCAACACCGGCCGCTTCTTTATCGCCCTGCGCGCCAAGGAAGACGGCCGCACCGACAACGCGGACGAAGTGATCCGCCGCCTGCGTCCCAAGGTGGCCCAGGTGGAGGGCGTGACGCTGTACATGCAGGCGGGACAGGACATCAACGTCGGCGGCCGCCTGTCGCGCACGCAATACCAGTACACCCTGACGGATTCCAACCTGGAGGAACTGAACCAGTGGGCGCCGCGGCTGGCGGCGCGCTTCGCCGAGCTGCCGCAGCTGACGGATGTGGCGTCGGACCAGCAGAGCAACGCGCCGACCGCCACGCTGACCATAGACCGCGCGCGGGCATCCAGCTTCGGCATTTCGCCCGCCCTGATCGACGCCACCATCGACGACGCCATCGGGCAGCGCCAGGTCGCCCAGTACTTCACGCAGTTGAACAGCTACCACGTGGTACTGGAGGTCACCCCCGCGCTGCAGCGCGATCCGTCGCTGTTCAGCAAGCTGTACCTGACGTCGCCGCTGACGGGCGAGCAGGTTCCGCTTTCGACCTTCGTCAAGCTGGATACCACCAAGACGAACTACCTTGCGATCAACCACCAGGGGCAGTTTCCCGCGGTGACGCTGTCGTTCAACCTGGCCCGGGGCGCGTCGCTGGGCGAGGCCGTCCAGGCCATCGACGCCGCCAAGGCGCAGATGGGCGTGCCGGCGACGCTGGTGGGATCCTTCCAGGGCGCGGCCCAGGCCTTCGGCGATTCCCTCCGGAGCCAGCCCTACCTGATCGCCGCCGCCCTGATCGCCGTGTACATCGTGCTGGGCTTCCTGTACGAAAGCTACATCCATCCGCTTACCATCCTGTCGACCCTGCCCTCGGCCGGCCTGGGCGCGCTGCTGATCCTGCGGGCGGGCGGCTACGACCTGAGCGTGATCGCGCTGATCGGGATCATTCTGCTCATAGGCATCGTCAAGAAGAACGGCATCATGATGATCGACTTCGCCCTGCATGCCGAGCGCGAGCGCGGCATGTCGCCGCGGGACGCCATCTACGAGGCCTGCCTGCTGCGCTTCCGCCCGATCATGATGACCACCATGTGCGCGCTGCTCAGCGGCCTGCCGCTGATGCTCAGCAATGGACAGGGCGCCGAGCTGCGCCGCCCGCTGGGCTACGCCATGGTGGGCGGCCTGCTGGTTTCCCAGGCGCTGACCCTGTTCAGCACGCCCGTCGTCTACCTGTACCTGGACCGCGCCCACTATTGGTATATCCGCCGCAAGGAGGCGCGCGCCGCCCGCAAGGCGGCCGCCCGGCAAGCCGGCGCGCAGCCGGCCGAGCCGCGCGAGCCGCTGGTGCAGAAATAG
- a CDS encoding heavy metal response regulator transcription factor produces the protein MKILIVEDELKTADYLHKGLTEQGCTVDLAHNGVDGQHLALEHGYDVIVLDAMLPGRDGFQVLRELRRFRQTPVIMLTARDSVEDRIRGLQDGADDYLVKPFSFLELLARLQALTRRGRAQEPMHLRIGDLQIDLASRKAYRAGVRIDLTAKEFALLAVLARRKGEILSKTAIAELVWDMNFDSNVNVVEVAIKRLRAKIDSPFGTRLLHTIRGMGYVLEQREDALPE, from the coding sequence ATGAAAATCCTGATCGTCGAAGACGAGCTCAAAACGGCCGACTACCTGCACAAGGGCCTGACCGAGCAGGGCTGCACGGTCGACCTGGCGCACAACGGCGTGGACGGCCAGCACCTGGCCCTGGAGCATGGCTACGACGTCATCGTGCTGGACGCCATGCTGCCCGGCCGGGACGGCTTCCAGGTGCTGCGCGAGCTGCGCCGCTTCCGCCAGACGCCGGTCATCATGCTGACGGCGCGCGACAGCGTGGAGGACCGTATCCGCGGCCTGCAGGACGGCGCCGACGACTACCTGGTCAAGCCCTTTTCCTTCCTGGAACTGCTGGCCCGCCTGCAGGCGCTGACCCGGCGCGGGCGCGCGCAGGAGCCCATGCACCTGCGCATCGGCGATCTGCAGATCGACCTGGCCAGCCGCAAGGCGTACCGCGCGGGCGTGCGCATCGACCTGACCGCCAAGGAGTTCGCCCTGCTGGCCGTGCTGGCGCGGCGCAAGGGCGAGATCCTGTCCAAGACCGCCATCGCCGAGCTGGTCTGGGACATGAACTTCGACAGCAACGTCAACGTGGTGGAGGTCGCCATCAAGCGCCTGCGCGCCAAGATAGACAGCCCCTTCGGCACGCGCCTGCTGCACACCATCCGCGGCATGGGCTATGTCCTGGAACAGCGCGAGGACGCCCTGCCGGAATGA
- a CDS encoding heavy metal sensor histidine kinase produces the protein MKPSITARLAVMFASVALLTFSLIGVALYGVLRTELMRQQTDVLATTANEMLYALNRMGNLERWSRAEAKMDTLTPADGSLRFWILSPDPVYAYGKDVPAALASAPPPDGIDSIAIPGREYPMRILVRTVPALQERPEVKFIVGLETAPYFHTLHTFLTALAALLLSAVLLIMLLGYWVARMGLLPLQRLSSQAGKLSPRHLSQRLDVATLPIELADLANAFNGALSRLETAYTRLEAFNADVAHELRTPLTNLIGQTQVALSRRRSAPDLEEVLQSNLEELDSLRAIVNDMLFLARADQGEAATGLVRAPVAEEVSKTIEFFEFVLDDMRLGVDIQGDVQAEAALDTARFRRAVTNLLQNAIQHTECGRRITVRIEQQPGAVRIAVSNPGEPIDPCHLPRLFDRFYRVDASRNDQGGSHGHGLGLAIVKAVATMHGGDVFAHSEHGTTTIGFSVLA, from the coding sequence ATGAAGCCGTCGATCACCGCCCGCCTGGCCGTGATGTTCGCATCGGTGGCCCTGCTGACCTTCTCGCTGATCGGCGTCGCGCTGTATGGCGTGCTGCGCACCGAACTGATGCGCCAGCAGACCGACGTGCTGGCCACCACCGCCAACGAGATGCTGTATGCCCTGAACCGCATGGGCAACCTGGAACGCTGGAGCCGGGCGGAAGCCAAGATGGATACACTGACGCCCGCCGACGGCAGCCTGCGTTTCTGGATCCTGAGCCCGGATCCGGTCTACGCCTACGGCAAGGACGTTCCCGCCGCGCTGGCATCGGCGCCCCCGCCCGACGGCATCGACAGCATCGCCATTCCCGGACGCGAGTACCCCATGCGCATCCTGGTGCGCACGGTGCCGGCCCTGCAGGAGCGGCCGGAGGTGAAGTTCATCGTCGGCCTGGAAACGGCGCCCTACTTCCACACCCTGCATACCTTCCTGACCGCCCTGGCCGCGCTGCTGCTGTCCGCGGTGCTGCTTATCATGCTGCTGGGGTACTGGGTGGCGCGCATGGGCCTGCTGCCGCTGCAGCGACTGTCCAGCCAGGCGGGCAAGCTCAGCCCGCGCCACCTGTCCCAGCGCCTGGACGTCGCGACCCTGCCCATCGAGCTGGCGGATCTGGCCAACGCCTTCAACGGCGCGCTGAGCCGGCTGGAAACCGCCTACACGCGCCTGGAAGCCTTCAACGCCGACGTCGCCCATGAATTGCGCACGCCGCTGACCAACCTGATCGGCCAGACGCAGGTGGCCTTGTCGCGCCGCCGCAGCGCCCCCGACCTGGAGGAAGTGCTTCAGTCCAACCTGGAAGAACTGGACAGCCTGCGCGCCATCGTCAACGACATGCTGTTCCTGGCTCGCGCCGACCAGGGCGAGGCGGCGACCGGCCTGGTGCGCGCCCCGGTCGCCGAGGAAGTCAGCAAGACCATCGAGTTCTTCGAGTTCGTCCTGGACGACATGCGCCTGGGGGTGGATATCCAGGGCGACGTGCAGGCCGAGGCCGCGCTGGATACCGCGCGCTTCCGCCGCGCCGTCACCAACCTGCTGCAGAACGCCATCCAGCACACCGAGTGCGGGCGGCGCATCACCGTGCGCATCGAGCAGCAGCCCGGCGCGGTGCGCATCGCCGTTTCCAATCCGGGCGAGCCCATCGATCCCTGCCACCTGCCGCGCCTGTTCGACCGGTTCTACCGCGTCGACGCATCCCGCAACGACCAGGGCGGCAGCCATGGCCACGGCCTGGGCCTGGCCATCGTCAAGGCGGTCGCCACCATGCACGGCGGCGATGTGTTCGCGCACAGCGAACACGGCACGACCACCATAGGCTTCAGCGTGCTGGCCTGA
- the sodC gene encoding superoxide dismutase family protein translates to MYPTHTRKILAAAAALGAALCAATPVQADVTVPMALATPTGKGQDIGTVTLSQNKYGLVLTPDLKGLPPGLHGFHVHDKGDCGPSQQDGKPVPAGAAGGHYDPNQTKKHGTPWGDGHRGDLPALYVDSNGNATNPVLAPRLKLSEVHHHALMVHAGGDNHSDHPMPLGGGGGRVACGVIP, encoded by the coding sequence ATGTATCCCACCCACACCCGCAAGATCCTGGCCGCCGCGGCGGCCCTTGGCGCCGCGCTGTGCGCCGCCACGCCGGTCCAGGCCGACGTCACCGTGCCGATGGCGCTGGCCACGCCCACCGGCAAGGGCCAGGACATCGGCACGGTCACGCTGTCGCAGAACAAGTATGGCCTGGTGCTGACGCCCGACCTGAAAGGCTTGCCACCGGGCCTGCACGGCTTCCACGTCCACGACAAAGGCGATTGCGGGCCCTCGCAGCAGGACGGCAAGCCCGTGCCCGCCGGCGCGGCGGGCGGGCACTACGATCCCAACCAGACCAAGAAGCATGGCACGCCCTGGGGCGACGGCCACCGCGGCGACTTGCCGGCCCTGTACGTGGACAGCAACGGCAACGCCACCAATCCCGTCCTGGCGCCCCGCCTGAAGCTATCCGAGGTCCATCATCACGCCCTGATGGTCCACGCCGGCGGCGACAATCACAGCGACCATCCCATGCCGCTGGGCGGCGGCGGCGGCCGCGTCGCCTGCGGCGTCATCCCGTAA
- a CDS encoding autotransporter outer membrane beta-barrel domain-containing protein gives MFQRIRPPGGNPVSPRGTTPWFLRALYGATSFSLIATPAHADGDIRDHGASRATVHATDGKPQDMMRVRGPVVTQGHREHGVLALEPGAALLSGAISTAGDDAYAVYYGGTARVTMHDVDIVTRGARAHGVQGFRGHLPAAPDRAAPPPGARAAGQAGARPGDQPASTLALRQGTITLHGPDSVGVETTSPVATLGRPLRDAGNATLWAMGYTRPASAHDPDLRIQAWGERNVGVAIQGQRRLEMNGVGMDLRNAGAVGMSVGPQARVDGKNVGIAASGPGSFGLRVRGGPARRGDAGSCPVPTSVNLAQGHIVMSGRDAPAVELVRAQVALRDVSIATAEGARFAVGNEAGLFRMEGQRTRASLRAQGSALAAWTSSDRETAAFDLRNVSVRSESESLLEVGRDRGDSGPALPARVDMSLRDSDAQGRIWSGSPQAPRVDIALRQASSWRGSTDIAGTVTVDGQSGWQMDAHSTVDDVSLDTGAIVFQDVPGRHVARRERDRPGTAEKQADVLVAEEPYSRPTPDTRESRFHRLHVLKDIRGKGEIRMRADVARGESDMVVVDGSVHGDITVAVRDTGKTGEPVTSIELFHAGQGGPANYTLPNRAKRVYLGQQPFELHKETAPDDPSVSVWLVPEGAPFVRGHATLDLPPARGDRVIAEIPAGVYSASIDAPAGNDQPVGITETPQEIPRVVMHLPPPRPDQPVVIAEAPPETHRSVMHLPPPGPDQPVVIAEMPAEIRRSVMHLPPPGPDRPVVIAEMPAEIRRSVMHLPPPGPDSPVVIAEMPAEIRRSVMHLPPPESGQPIVIAEMPAGYQGTVDAISPQPPGGTAGPPSEGPPPRHGGPERKTERDTVPPPGGPRPPTPDHPHPPGCTQAPCGTGDDGNDGNDVKTAHDTDGDTQPDHNKARDNDRLKDKLRRKTGAGDEEGGTHKALEGQADDEAGKDETGGEGPANQGADKAGADNEEEGESEGAGEKGKEEGSLEDSKPEENPEENPDEQEAETSPATQLAAPPPPIVLSPAARIVVNNAGLAAGQAIWNAQRDAVGRRLRALRDGGGGAPPGGILALDAAGTGVWIDAADARQKIDNPLAGPYRQHLQGFVAGIDRAIDVAAGRWHIGLLAARIHARRDFDDGKGDTHGTHIGGYATFLGSHGGYASAMVTAGRYRHRMHGKRGDDANVAGAFRNKGAGASLEAGKRIVLPPAWFVEPHVGVDYLRVGGARYRLDDGTSVRDRGGHSLQWRTGARVGRVFDTGNGGTVTPYLRAGYAYEAGNRNRVSVDGASLAADLGGSRVEAGAGVEARLGKGHSVYVDIGYAKGRRFEQSRMVTAGFQYRW, from the coding sequence ATGTTTCAGCGCATCCGCCCACCCGGCGGAAATCCGGTCTCTCCGCGAGGCACGACTCCCTGGTTCCTGCGTGCGCTGTATGGCGCGACCTCCTTCAGCCTGATCGCCACCCCTGCCCATGCCGATGGCGATATCCGGGATCACGGCGCTTCCCGCGCCACGGTGCATGCGACCGATGGCAAGCCGCAAGACATGATGCGCGTACGCGGCCCCGTCGTTACGCAGGGCCACCGGGAACACGGCGTTCTCGCGCTGGAACCCGGCGCGGCACTGCTCAGCGGCGCGATCTCCACCGCTGGGGACGATGCCTATGCGGTCTACTACGGCGGCACGGCCCGCGTGACGATGCATGACGTGGATATCGTGACGCGCGGCGCGCGGGCCCACGGCGTACAGGGTTTCCGCGGCCATTTGCCCGCCGCGCCGGATCGCGCCGCGCCGCCGCCCGGCGCACGGGCGGCGGGCCAGGCCGGCGCGCGGCCCGGGGACCAGCCAGCATCCACGCTGGCGTTGCGGCAGGGGACGATTACGCTGCACGGCCCCGACAGCGTCGGCGTGGAAACCACATCGCCGGTCGCCACGCTGGGCCGGCCCTTGCGCGATGCCGGGAACGCCACACTCTGGGCCATGGGCTATACGCGGCCGGCCAGCGCCCATGATCCCGACCTGCGCATCCAGGCCTGGGGTGAACGGAACGTCGGCGTGGCCATCCAGGGCCAGCGCCGGCTGGAGATGAACGGCGTGGGCATGGACCTGCGCAACGCCGGCGCGGTCGGCATGTCCGTGGGGCCGCAGGCGCGCGTGGATGGCAAGAACGTCGGGATCGCGGCGTCCGGGCCCGGCAGTTTCGGCCTGCGGGTGCGCGGCGGCCCGGCGCGCCGCGGCGATGCGGGCAGCTGCCCGGTTCCCACTTCGGTCAACCTGGCGCAGGGCCATATCGTCATGAGCGGACGCGATGCGCCGGCGGTGGAGCTGGTGCGCGCCCAGGTCGCCCTGCGGGACGTATCCATCGCCACCGCCGAGGGCGCGCGCTTCGCGGTCGGCAACGAAGCCGGCCTGTTCCGCATGGAAGGCCAGCGCACGCGGGCATCCTTGCGCGCGCAGGGATCGGCGCTGGCGGCGTGGACCTCCAGCGATCGCGAAACGGCGGCCTTCGACCTGCGCAATGTATCGGTCCGCAGCGAATCCGAAAGCCTGCTGGAGGTAGGCCGCGATCGCGGGGACAGCGGGCCGGCGCTGCCCGCCCGCGTGGACATGTCGCTGCGGGACAGCGATGCGCAGGGCCGGATCTGGAGCGGCAGCCCCCAGGCGCCCCGCGTCGATATCGCGCTGCGCCAGGCCTCGAGCTGGCGCGGCAGTACCGACATCGCCGGCACCGTCACGGTGGACGGGCAAAGTGGATGGCAGATGGATGCGCATTCCACCGTCGACGACGTCTCCCTGGACACGGGCGCCATCGTGTTCCAGGACGTGCCCGGGCGCCACGTGGCGCGGCGCGAACGCGACCGGCCCGGTACGGCGGAAAAGCAGGCCGACGTATTGGTCGCGGAGGAACCGTATTCCCGGCCCACGCCCGACACGCGGGAGTCCCGTTTTCATCGCCTGCACGTGTTGAAGGATATCCGGGGCAAGGGCGAGATCCGCATGCGTGCCGATGTCGCGCGCGGCGAAAGCGATATGGTGGTGGTCGATGGCAGCGTGCATGGCGATATCACGGTCGCCGTCCGGGACACGGGCAAGACCGGCGAGCCCGTGACGTCCATCGAACTGTTCCATGCCGGCCAGGGCGGTCCGGCCAACTATACGCTGCCCAATCGCGCCAAACGTGTCTACCTGGGGCAACAGCCCTTCGAGCTGCACAAGGAGACGGCGCCCGACGATCCTTCCGTCAGCGTTTGGCTGGTTCCCGAAGGCGCGCCCTTCGTACGCGGCCATGCCACGCTGGATCTGCCGCCGGCCCGGGGGGATCGGGTCATCGCCGAAATACCGGCGGGCGTCTACAGCGCGTCCATCGACGCGCCGGCCGGTAATGACCAGCCCGTGGGCATCACCGAAACGCCCCAGGAAATCCCGCGGGTCGTAATGCACCTGCCACCGCCACGGCCGGACCAGCCCGTCGTGATCGCCGAAGCGCCGCCGGAGACGCACAGGAGCGTGATGCACCTGCCCCCGCCGGGGCCCGACCAGCCCGTCGTCATCGCCGAAATGCCGGCGGAGATACGCAGGAGCGTAATGCACCTGCCACCGCCGGGGCCCGACAGGCCCGTCGTCATCGCCGAAATGCCCGCGGAGATACGCAGGAGCGTGATGCACCTGCCACCGCCGGGGCCCGATAGCCCCGTCGTCATCGCCGAGATGCCGGCGGAGATACGCAGGAGCGTGATGCACCTGCCACCGCCGGAATCCGGCCAGCCCATCGTCATCGCGGAAATGCCGGCCGGCTATCAAGGCACCGTCGACGCCATATCGCCGCAGCCACCTGGCGGCACGGCCGGTCCCCCATCGGAAGGCCCGCCGCCGCGGCATGGGGGACCGGAAAGGAAGACCGAACGTGACACGGTGCCGCCACCGGGCGGCCCCCGGCCGCCGACACCCGACCATCCTCATCCACCCGGCTGCACACAGGCGCCTTGCGGTACCGGCGACGACGGCAACGACGGCAACGATGTCAAGACGGCACACGACACGGACGGGGACACGCAGCCGGACCACAACAAAGCGCGGGACAACGACCGGTTGAAGGACAAGCTCCGCAGGAAGACAGGGGCTGGAGACGAGGAAGGGGGCACGCACAAAGCGCTCGAAGGACAAGCCGACGACGAAGCAGGCAAGGACGAGACGGGTGGCGAAGGTCCGGCCAACCAGGGGGCCGATAAGGCAGGGGCGGACAACGAAGAAGAGGGAGAAAGCGAAGGCGCGGGCGAAAAAGGAAAAGAAGAAGGCAGCCTGGAAGACAGCAAGCCGGAAGAAAACCCGGAAGAAAACCCGGACGAGCAGGAAGCTGAAACGTCACCGGCCACGCAGCTGGCCGCGCCACCACCTCCCATCGTCCTGTCGCCCGCTGCCCGGATCGTCGTCAACAATGCCGGCCTGGCGGCCGGCCAGGCGATCTGGAACGCGCAACGGGACGCGGTCGGCCGCCGCCTGCGCGCGCTGCGCGACGGCGGGGGCGGGGCGCCGCCAGGCGGCATCCTTGCGCTCGATGCGGCGGGCACCGGCGTCTGGATCGATGCCGCCGACGCGCGCCAGAAAATCGACAACCCGCTGGCCGGCCCATACCGCCAGCATCTGCAGGGTTTCGTCGCCGGCATCGACCGCGCCATCGACGTGGCGGCCGGGCGCTGGCACATCGGCCTGCTGGCCGCGCGCATCCACGCCCGGCGCGATTTCGACGATGGCAAAGGCGATACCCATGGCACGCATATCGGCGGCTATGCCACGTTCCTGGGGTCGCACGGCGGCTATGCCAGCGCCATGGTCACGGCGGGCCGCTACCGGCACCGCATGCATGGCAAGCGCGGCGATGACGCGAACGTGGCCGGCGCATTCCGCAACAAGGGCGCGGGCGCGTCCCTGGAGGCAGGCAAACGTATCGTGCTGCCGCCCGCATGGTTCGTCGAGCCGCATGTGGGCGTGGACTACCTGCGCGTCGGTGGGGCGCGCTACCGGCTGGACGACGGCACCTCGGTGCGCGACCGCGGCGGCCATTCGCTGCAATGGCGTACGGGGGCGCGCGTGGGCCGCGTGTTCGACACCGGCAACGGCGGCACCGTCACGCCGTATCTGCGCGCCGGCTATGCGTATGAAGCGGGCAATCGCAACCGCGTCAGCGTGGACGGCGCATCCCTGGCGGCCGACCTGGGCGGCAGCCGCGTGGAGGCCGGCGCCGGTGTCGAGGCGCGGCTGGGCAAGGGACACAGCGTGTACGTCGACATCGGCTACGCCAAGGGCCGGCGCTTCGAACAGTCCCGCATGGTAACGGCGGGCTTCCAGTACCGCTGGTAG